The genomic window GGGCATGTCCGCGTCCGTCACCGGGTGGCTGGACAGGCCCAGGTTGCACACGTGGTCCTGGGCGGCGGTCTCGTCCTCCTTGTACCAGTTCTGGCGCATGCGGAGCATGTTGAAGTCGACCTTGTGGCCGTCGAAGTCGGGGCCGTCGAAGCACGCGAACTTCATCTCGCCGCCCACCGACACTCGGCAGCCGCCGCACATGCCCGTACCGTCGACCATGAGGGCGTTGAGGCTCACCAGCGTGAAGATGCCGCGCTCCCGGGTGGCCTCGGAGACCGCCTGCATCATGGGCATGGGGCCCACGGCCACCACCTCGGCCACGGGTTCGCGCTCCAGGATCTCGGCCAGGGGATGGGTGACGATGCCCTTGCGGCCCAGGGTGCCGTCGTCGGTGGTGACGATGAGCTCGTCGGAGGCCAGCTCCAGCTCCTTGGCCAGCAGCACGCGCTCCCTGGACCTGCCGCCCAGGATGGTGATCACCCGCTGGCCCCTGGCCTTGAGGGCCTTGGCCGCGGGCAGGATGGCCGCGCTGCCGTAGCCGCCGGCCACCAGCACCACGGTGCCCTCCTCGACCAGCTCGCTGGGCTCCCCCATGGGGCCCGCCACCGCGTACAGAAGGTCGCCGGCGCTCAGCCTGCCCATGGCCCGGGTGGTGGCGCCCACCTCCACCATGATGAAGCGGATCCAGCCCTCGCGGGCATCGCCGTCGGCCAGGGTCAGGGGGATGCGCTCGCTCTTCTCGAAGGGGGCCACCATGAGGAACTGGCCGGGCCTGCGGCCCCGCGCCACCATGGGGGCCTGGACGATGAAGCTCCAGGTCTCCGGGGCCAGGAGGCGCTTCTCCAGGATCCGGTAGCCCTCGGCGTCCACGTCGGCGCGCCCGTTGAGGGATTTCCCCCGCAGCAGGGGGAGCATGAGGTGCTCCTCGGTGCCGATGTGCTGCCGGATCAGGCCCAGCAGTTCGCGCGCGAGCTCCGGGAAAATGCGGGCGCCGCCGGTGGCCAGGAGGCTTTCCGCGCGCTCCCGGATCTCCTGGTGGTCGGACAGGAGCTGCTCGCACAGGGCCTCGGCCCCCACCTCCTCCAGGAGGGGCAGGAGCTCCAGCTCCTCGGCCCGGTTGTGGGCGCACAGGTCGGTGGCCACCCAGCGCAGGAGGCCGGTCAGGTTCGGCCAGTCCCGGGAGGCCAGGGCCTCCTCCAGGTGATCCAGGCGGTCCAGGGCCGCGGCATGGAAGGCATGCCACGGGGCCATGCTGGTTTCGTCGAAGGGGGAAAGGGGCATTCGGGGCTCCGGTCGTTGGAATGGATCGGGGATGGGAAGGGGCGGCGCGGACGGCGCCAGCCTTCCCATCCCCGGGGCGGAACGTTCGCCTTGCTAGGCCTTGGCGGGCAGGCCAAGAATGGCCCGCGCCTCGGCGGGGGTGGCGATCTCCTTGTTGAGCTCGGCGACGATGCGCCTGGTGCGGTCGACGAACTCCACGTTGGACCTGGCCAGCACGCCCTTGGAGTAGAGGATGTTGTCCTCCATGCCCACCCGGACGTGCCCGCCCAGGGCGAGGGCGGCGTACATGATGGGCAGGTGGCCCTTGCCGATGCCCAGGGCGCCCCAGGTGCAGCCGGCGGGGAGCAGGCTCTTGAGGAACACGAGGTTCTCGACCGTGGCGTCCATGCCGCCGGCGGCGCCCAGCACGAACTGGAAGTGCAGGGGGGCCTTCAGGAAGCCCTTCTTGAGGTAGTGGACGGCGTTGCTGATCATGCCGGCGTCGAAGATCTCGATCTCCGGCTTGACCCCGTTCTCCTGCATGCAGGTGCCCAGCTTCTCAAGGAAGCGGGGGCTGTTCTCGAAGACCGAGGTGTGCAGCCAGTTCATGGAACCGCAGTCGTAGGAGGCCAGCTCGGGCTTCAGGGCGATGAGGTGCCTCATGCGGTCCTCGTCGGCCAGTCCCAGCTGGCCCGAGGTGGTCAGGTTCAGGACGATGTCGCAGTCCGTGGCCCGGATGAGGTTCACGGTCTCGGTGAACTTCTCGAAGCTCATGGAGGACTTGTTGTTGTCATCCCGCACGTGGATGTGGGCGATGGAGGCGCCGGCCTTCCAGCAGGCGTAGACCTCCTCGGCGATCTCCCCGGGCTGGAGCGGGACGTGGGGCGTGTCCTCCTTGGAGGGCCAGGCGCCGGTGGGGGCGACGGTCAGGATGACCTTGCTGCTGAGATCGGACATGGCGTCCTCCGGGGCTACTGCAGGTTCTCTACGATCAGGGCCGTGCCCATGCCGCCGCCGATGCAGAGGGTGGCCAGGCCGAACCGGGCGTTCCTGCGCTTCAGTTCATGGATGAGGGTGGTGGCGATGCGCGCGCCCGAGGCCCCGATGGGGTGGCCCAGGGCGATGGCGCCGCCGTTGACGTTGGTGAAGGCGGGGTCCAGGTCCAGTCCGGCGCTGACGGCCAGGGCCTGGGCCGCGAAGGCCTCGTTGGCCTCCACGAGGCCCAGGTCCTTTACGGTGAGGCCGGCCTTGGCCAGGGCCTTCCGGGACGCGGGCACGGGGCCGTAGCCCATGACGGAGGGATCCACGCCGGCCGAGGCATGGGAGACGATGCGGGCCAGGGGCTTGAGGCCCAGCTCCCGGGCCTTTTCGGCGGACATGACGAGGGTCATGGCGGCGCCGTCGTTGATGCCCGAGGCGTTGCCGGCGGTGACGGTGCCGTCCTTCCTGAACGCCGGGCGGAGCCTGGCGAAGCCTTCCAGGGAGGAGCCGAAGCGGGGGAATTCGTCCGTGTCGAAGACCTTGGGTTCGCCCTTCTTCTGGGGCATGACCACGGGAACGATCTCGTCCTTGAACCGGCCCTCCTTGACGGCGGCCTCGGCGCGCTGCTGGCTGACCAGGGCGAAGGCGTCCTGGGCCTCGCGGCTGATGCCGTACTGCGCGGCGACGTTCTCGGCCGTGATGCCCATGTGGTAGTCGTTGTAGATGTCCCACAGGCCGTCGCAGATCATGGAATCGACCAGGGTGTCGTTGCCCATCTTGTAGCCGAAACGGGCCTTGTTGAGCAGGTAGGGGGAGTTGCTCATGCTCTCCGTGCCGCCGGCCAGGACCACGTCGGCGTCCCCGGCCTTGATGAGCTGGGCGGCGAGGCTGATGGCCCGCAGTCCGGAGCCGCATACCTTGTTGATGCTGAAGCAGCTCACCGTCCCGGGCAGGCCGGCCTTCAGGGCCACCTGCCGGGCCACGTTCTGGCCCAGGCCGGCGGACAGGACGTTGCCGATGATCACTTCATCCACGGCGGAGGGGTCGACCCCGGCCCTCTGGAGAGCCTCCTTGGCGGCGATGCTGCCCATTTCCACGGCGGATAGGCCGGCCAGGGAACCACCGAAGGTTCCGATGGCCGTTCGGACGGCACTGACGATGACTGCTTCACGCATGGTTAACCTCAAACGGAGTAAAGGACTTGATCAGGCGGAGGGGGGCTAGTTCTTCTGGTACAGCACGTCGATCAGATAGTTGATCAGGCGCTTCCGGGAGGCTTCGATGTCCTGGGGGGACCAGGTCTGGAACCCCTGGCCGGACTTGAAGCCCAGTTCCCCCTTCCGCACCCGCTCCACGAGTAGAGGCGACGGGCTGGGGGCGTTCTCCAGGTGGGGGAGGATGTAGGTGTGGATGGCCAGGGTGAGGTCCGTGCCCACCATGTCGGCGTTCTCCATGGGGCCCAGGATCGGCAGGCGCAGGCCGAAGCCCAGCCGGATCGCCTCGTCCACGGAGGCCGCGTCGGCGAT from Geothrix sp. 21YS21S-2 includes these protein-coding regions:
- a CDS encoding 3-keto-5-aminohexanoate cleavage protein, which encodes MSDLSSKVILTVAPTGAWPSKEDTPHVPLQPGEIAEEVYACWKAGASIAHIHVRDDNNKSSMSFEKFTETVNLIRATDCDIVLNLTTSGQLGLADEDRMRHLIALKPELASYDCGSMNWLHTSVFENSPRFLEKLGTCMQENGVKPEIEIFDAGMISNAVHYLKKGFLKAPLHFQFVLGAAGGMDATVENLVFLKSLLPAGCTWGALGIGKGHLPIMYAALALGGHVRVGMEDNILYSKGVLARSNVEFVDRTRRIVAELNKEIATPAEARAILGLPAKA
- a CDS encoding acetyl-CoA C-acetyltransferase, producing MREAVIVSAVRTAIGTFGGSLAGLSAVEMGSIAAKEALQRAGVDPSAVDEVIIGNVLSAGLGQNVARQVALKAGLPGTVSCFSINKVCGSGLRAISLAAQLIKAGDADVVLAGGTESMSNSPYLLNKARFGYKMGNDTLVDSMICDGLWDIYNDYHMGITAENVAAQYGISREAQDAFALVSQQRAEAAVKEGRFKDEIVPVVMPQKKGEPKVFDTDEFPRFGSSLEGFARLRPAFRKDGTVTAGNASGINDGAAMTLVMSAEKARELGLKPLARIVSHASAGVDPSVMGYGPVPASRKALAKAGLTVKDLGLVEANEAFAAQALAVSAGLDLDPAFTNVNGGAIALGHPIGASGARIATTLIHELKRRNARFGLATLCIGGGMGTALIVENLQ